The following proteins are encoded in a genomic region of Populus nigra chromosome 16, ddPopNigr1.1, whole genome shotgun sequence:
- the LOC133675507 gene encoding small ribosomal subunit protein eS19x-like → MEAARKVKDVSPHEFVKAYAAHLKRSGKVELPPWTDIVKTGKLKELAPYDPDWYYIRAASMARKIYLRGGLGVGAFKRIYGGSKRNGSRPPHFCKSSGSIARHILQQLQNMNIIDLDLKGGRKITSSGQRDLDQVAGRIAIAC, encoded by the exons atggaggCAGCGAGGAAAGTGAAGGACGTCTCTCCTCATGAGTTCGTCAAGGCCTACGCCGCTCACCTCAAACGCTCTGGCAAG GTGGAGCTTCCTCCATGGACTGATATTGTTAAGACTGGCAAACTGAAGGAACTTGCTCCATATGACCCTGACTGGTATTATATAAGGGCTG CTTCTATGGCaaggaaaatatatttgagGGGGGGTCTAGGTGTTGGTGCCTTCAAGAGGATATATGGAGGGAGCAAAAGGAATGGCAGTCGCCCACCACATTTCTGCAAGAGCAGTGGTTCTATTGCTCGTCACATTCTTCAACAATTGCAGAACATGAACATCATTGACCTTGACCTGAAGGG TGGGAGAAAAATTACATCCAGTGGCCAGCGGGATCTTGACCAAGTCGCTGGACGAATTGCAATTGCTTGCTGA
- the LOC133675327 gene encoding uncharacterized protein LOC133675327 isoform X2, whose product MDFNESPVNYDFFGGLQQISSQHPGMLQSLPRQQSGISDMQLLQQQFMLKQMQEMQRQQQLQKQQEARKLNSINQVAAFAKQAAANPSQALINGNPIHETSNYSWQPELMEANTSWPQPGASPVMQGSFRGHVFSPQQNEGTPSLMGMVPQPVDQSLYGVPVPGTRVTPSQYPPVQMDKPSMQQISSSSDSLTSNQYTGFPKQLVNHQQNNGPQQEICTKQDLGGLSETSQEETAIQVAPSQDVATLDPTEAKILFGSDDNLWDAFGRGTNRGSGGCNMLDDTDFFCSLPSVQSGSWSALMQSAVAETSSGDTGLQEEWSGLTFINSEPPADNQQTPSVNASSKHQSNWDGNSLQSASSLNSQPLPLSHDANTGMNYHNIPGAAQQSGVNTSHERMERLQSVSPHRHIQQFPEDGTKWSDTSLMQKAAVEGSHFYGKATHSTDAGSNAKSIPGSWANQQGMQSYSSNGQPLNSPSGWNFMGSVSPRTTVAFKNQGNENTFQDSHNVDKKGPMFEVMGDSAGIWKTNSIAELEHARSAIGNPQVNPLVPPSQQLLIPEHAFSSHGPSLATDSLNSTQVISNTGEKGRALLAPTSSVQSLPPSRDTSHGHLRNTTPGTLVHAGNSAQGKFSTAFPPGFPYSKSHLPNQHMPDTGGRATACESVNESFDRFSSQPKHTEESFERGQLNQSAGPLVHDTSRHTSHDDFASSTEMPQPSDDQNHARDSAQQFPVLEALPAPQRYASSQDGFSSKMPPTLWTSVPSQLHPFGTQSFQTGPNMFKPNIQSHNSSGITSSQPQKLDDQIMQNGGSSLAESGECSMKSHGFVGKEQPAKGDHLQQVLPENDRAQKTMSDSHEKESVVNHLTETPASNLTSTQKQIEAFGRSLKPNNILYQNYSLLHQMQGMKNAEVEHVNRSLKRFKSLDGSVDADLVAAQGGQQFYRHNNLVRDAPANHTSTSPGHSKMLSFSAKTADNQEINALSNDMLAFGQNDFQHFTNSNTAVSVRDEHSQMSNQMASSWLDHYETFKNGQILQMNNARKAVTMRPSELSSTSGRPYERSHAHNLLEQGNAVAASQFGIIQKSSIENFSTPQSLQPDSADVSLVVMRPKKRKSAISKLVPWHKEVTLGPQRLHNLSAAEVVWALAANRLTEKVEDDDEMVDDGLPVHRSKRRLILTTQLMQILLHPPLASILSADAILHYESAAFFVSRSTLGDACITLSCTGSDTPAPSNSGDLLPEKIKTSEKNRDQYFSKVTEDLISRTRKLENDLLRLDKRTSVSDLRVECQDLERFSVINRFAKFHGRGQTDGAESSSSSDASANAHKSCLQRYVTALPMPRFLPDRVQCLSL is encoded by the exons ATGGACTTTAATGAGTCTCCAgtgaattatgattttttcgGAGGTCTGCAGCAAATTAGTAGCCAGCATCCTGGCATGCTGCAATCTTTGCCGAGACAGCAGTCTGGGATTAGTGACATGCAGCTATTACAGCAGCAGTTTATGCTTAAGCAAATGCAAGAAATGCAGAGGCAGCAACAACTTCAGAAGCAACAAGAAGCAAGGAAGCTGAATTCAATTAATCAAGTTGCGGCTTTTGCAAAACAGGCAGCTGCCAATCCCTCACAGGCTTTGATCAATGGCAATCCTATTCATGAAACATCTAATTATTCATGGCAGCCTGAGCTCATGGAAGCTAACACAAGCTGGCCGCAGCCAGGTGCTTCGCCAGTTATGCAAGGATCCTTTAGAGGACACGTGTTTTCCCCTCAGCAGAACGAGGGAACACCAAGCTTGATGGGTATGGTACCTCAGCCAGTTGATCAATCTCTTTATGGTGTCCCTGTCCCTGGAACAAGAGTCACTCCAAGCCAGTATCCTCCTGTCCAAATGGATAAGCCGTCAATGCAGCAGATATCAAGCAGCAGTGATTCCTTAACAAGCAATCAGTATACTGGATTTCCAAAGCAG CTAGTGAATCACCAGCAAAATAATGGGCCACAGCAAGAAATTTGCACTAAGCAAGACCTGGGTGGTCTATCAGAAACATCACAAGAGGAAACAGCGATACAGGTTGCTCCTTCCCAGGATGTGGCTACCCTAGATCCAACTGAGGCAAAGATTTTGTTTGGTTCAGATGATAATTTGTGGGATGCCTTTGGCAGGGGTACCAACCGGGGTTCTGGAGGTTGCAATATGTTGGATGATACAGACTTCTTCTGTTCATTGCCTTCTGTGCAAAGTGGGAGTTGGAGTGCTCTTATGCAATCTGCTGTCGCAGAAACTTCTAGTGGCGATACAGGGCTTCAAGAAGAGTGGAGTGGTCTGACTTTTATAAATAGTGAACCTCCAGCTGATAATCAGCAGACTCCCTCTGTGAATGCTAGTAGCAAACATCAGTCAAATTGGGATGGTAATAGCTTGCAGTCTGCATCTTCCTTGAACTCTCAACCCTTGCCTTTGTCTCATGATGCCAATACAGGTATGAATTATCATAATATCCCAGGGGCGGCTCAGCAATCTGGAGTCAACACTTCACATGAACGCATGGAGAGGTTGCAGTCTGTTTCTCCTCATAGACATATTCAGCAGTTTCCGGAAGATGGAACCAAGTGGTCTGATACGAGCCTCATGCAAAAAGCAGCTGTTGAAGGCAGTCATTTTTATGGAAAAGCTACTCATTCTACTGATGCAGGATCAAATGCTAAAAGCATTCCAGGTTCTTGGGCAAATCAACAGGGCATGCAATCATATAGCTCCAACGGTCAACCATTAAATAGTCCAAGTGGCTGGAACTTTATGGGTTCCGTGTCTCCTAGAACTACTGTTGCTTTCAAAAACCAGGGAAATGAAAACACATTCCAAGATTCTCATAATGTTGATAAAAAAGGTCCTATGTTTGAGGTGATGGGTGACAGTGCTGGTATATGGAAGACTAATTCAATTGCTGAATTGGAACATGCAAGATCTGCAATTGGAAACCCACAGGTCAATCCTCTAGTTCCTCCATCCCAGCAATTGCTAATTCCAGAACATGCCTTTTCTTCCCACGGCCCTTCACTAGCAACTGATTCTCTCAATTCAACTCAAGTCATTTCAAATACAGGTGAGAAGGGACGTGCATTGTTGGCTCCTACATCCTCTGTTCAGTCTTTACCTCCTTCACGTGATACATCTCATGGACATTTGAGGAATACTACTCCTGGCACCTTGGTACATGCTGGCAATAGTGCCCAAGGAAAGTTTTCTACTGCCTTTCCCCCTGGTTTTCCTTATTCGAAAAGTCATCTTCCAAATCAGCACATGCCTGATACAGGAGGACGAGCAACTGCCTGTGAATCTGTTAATGAATCTTTTGATAGATTTTCTTCTCAACCAAAACATACAGAAGAGTCTTTTGAGAGAGGTCAATTGAATCAATCAGCGGGGCCATTGGTTCATGACACATCCAGGCATACTTCACATGATGATTTTGCCTCTTCTACTGAGATGCCCCAGCCAAGTGATGACCAAAACCATGCAAGAGATTCTGCTCAACAATTCCCAGTGCTGGAAGCTTTGCCAGCCCCTCAGCGTTATGCTTCATCACAAgatggtttttcttcaaaaatgcCACCTACTTTGTGGACCAGTGTTCCATCTCAGCTACATCCATTTGGCACTCAGTCGTTTCAGACTGGACCCAATATGTTTAAACCCAATATTCAATCACATAACAGTTCAGGGATAACTTCCTCTCAACCACAGAAGCTAGATGACCAAATTATGCAAAATGGAGGGAGCAGTCTAGCTGAATCTGGTGAATGTTCTATGAAGTCACATGGTTTTGTTGGGAAAGAGCAACCAGCAAAAGGAGACCACTTGCAGCAAGTTCTACCTGAGAATGATCGAGCCCAGAAGACAATGAGTGATTCACATGAGAAAGAATCTGTTGTGAATCATCTTACTGAAACACCTGCTTCAAACCTAACCAGTACTCAGAAACAAATTGAAGCTTTTGGCCGATCTTTGaaacccaataatattttgtatcaaaattacTCCCTGCTGCATCAAATGCAGGGAATGAAAAATGCGGAGGTTGAACATGTTAATAGAAGTTTGAAAAGATTTAAAAGTCTTGATGGTTCTGTGGATGCTGATTTGGTAGCTGCTCAGGGAGGTCAGCAGTTTTATAGACACAATAATCTGGTCAGAGATGCTCCAGCAAATCACACTTCAACCTCCCCTGGACATTCCAAGATGCTAAGCTTTTCAGCAAAAACAGCAGATAATCAGGAGATAAATGCACTTTCTAATGATATGCTTGCATTTGGTCAGAATGATTTTCAGCATTTCACCAATAGCAATACTGCGGTTTCTGTCAGAGATGAGCATTCTCAAATGAGTAACCAGATGGCTTCATCCTGGCTTGATCATTATGAAACCTTTAAAAATGGACAGATATTACAAATGAATAATGCACGAAAAGCTGTCACTATGAGGCCTTCAGAACTTTCCTCCACATCTGGAAGACCTTATGAAAGATCACATGCTCATAATTTACTTGAGCAAGGAAATGCTGTTGCTGCTAGTCAATTTGGTATTATTCAAAAAAGTTCAATTGAGAATTTCTCCACCCCTCAGTCATTGCAGCCTGATTCTGCTGATGTGAGTTTGGTGGTTATGAGACCGAAGAAGCGTAAAAGTGCCATATCCAAGCTTGTACCGTGGCATAAGGAAGTGACACTGGGTCCTCAAAGACTTCATAATCTCAG TGCAGCAGAAGTGGTCTGGGCTCTGGCAGCAAATAGATTGACTGAGAAG GTGGAAGATGACGATGAAATGGTAGATGATGGACTGCCGGTCCATAGATCAAAGAGAAGGCTTATATTGACTACACAGCTTATGCAGATTCTTCTCCATCCTCCTCTGGCATCAATTCTTTCCGCAGATGCTATTTTACATTATGAGAGTGCTGCGTTCTTTGTTTCCAGATCAACACTAGGAGATGCATGCATCACACTCTCTTGTACTGGAAGTGATACTCCTGCGCCTTCTAACAGTGGAGACCT CCTGCCTGAGAAGATAAAAACATCGGAGAAGAATAGGGATCAGTACTTCTCAAAGGTCACAGAAGACCTTATCAGTAGGACGAGGAAGCTGGAGAATGATTTGTTGAG ATTGGATAAAAGAACATCAGTTTCAGACCTGAGAGTGGAATGCCAAGATCTAGAGAGGTTTTCTGTTATCAATCGCTTTGCTAAGTTCCATGGCCGGGGTCAAACTGATGGGGCTGAGAGCTCATCCTCCTCAGATGCATCTGCAAATGCTCACAAATCTTGTCTGCAGAGATATGTTACTGCACTACCCATGCCTAGGTTTCTTCCTGACAGGGTACAATGTCTTTCACTTTGA
- the LOC133675327 gene encoding uncharacterized protein LOC133675327 isoform X1 has translation MDFNESPVNYDFFGGLQQISSQHPGMLQSLPRQQSGISDMQLLQQQFMLKQMQEMQRQQQLQKQQEARKLNSINQVAAFAKQAAANPSQALINGNPIHETSNYSWQPELMEANTSWPQPGASPVMQGSFRGHVFSPQQNEGTPSLMGMVPQPVDQSLYGVPVPGTRVTPSQYPPVQMDKPSMQQISSSSDSLTSNQYTGFPKQVSVQDGPLVSRLGYQGKNMIASSDGQGINTGFNLENLQLVNHQQNNGPQQEICTKQDLGGLSETSQEETAIQVAPSQDVATLDPTEAKILFGSDDNLWDAFGRGTNRGSGGCNMLDDTDFFCSLPSVQSGSWSALMQSAVAETSSGDTGLQEEWSGLTFINSEPPADNQQTPSVNASSKHQSNWDGNSLQSASSLNSQPLPLSHDANTGMNYHNIPGAAQQSGVNTSHERMERLQSVSPHRHIQQFPEDGTKWSDTSLMQKAAVEGSHFYGKATHSTDAGSNAKSIPGSWANQQGMQSYSSNGQPLNSPSGWNFMGSVSPRTTVAFKNQGNENTFQDSHNVDKKGPMFEVMGDSAGIWKTNSIAELEHARSAIGNPQVNPLVPPSQQLLIPEHAFSSHGPSLATDSLNSTQVISNTGEKGRALLAPTSSVQSLPPSRDTSHGHLRNTTPGTLVHAGNSAQGKFSTAFPPGFPYSKSHLPNQHMPDTGGRATACESVNESFDRFSSQPKHTEESFERGQLNQSAGPLVHDTSRHTSHDDFASSTEMPQPSDDQNHARDSAQQFPVLEALPAPQRYASSQDGFSSKMPPTLWTSVPSQLHPFGTQSFQTGPNMFKPNIQSHNSSGITSSQPQKLDDQIMQNGGSSLAESGECSMKSHGFVGKEQPAKGDHLQQVLPENDRAQKTMSDSHEKESVVNHLTETPASNLTSTQKQIEAFGRSLKPNNILYQNYSLLHQMQGMKNAEVEHVNRSLKRFKSLDGSVDADLVAAQGGQQFYRHNNLVRDAPANHTSTSPGHSKMLSFSAKTADNQEINALSNDMLAFGQNDFQHFTNSNTAVSVRDEHSQMSNQMASSWLDHYETFKNGQILQMNNARKAVTMRPSELSSTSGRPYERSHAHNLLEQGNAVAASQFGIIQKSSIENFSTPQSLQPDSADVSLVVMRPKKRKSAISKLVPWHKEVTLGPQRLHNLSAAEVVWALAANRLTEKVEDDDEMVDDGLPVHRSKRRLILTTQLMQILLHPPLASILSADAILHYESAAFFVSRSTLGDACITLSCTGSDTPAPSNSGDLLPEKIKTSEKNRDQYFSKVTEDLISRTRKLENDLLRLDKRTSVSDLRVECQDLERFSVINRFAKFHGRGQTDGAESSSSSDASANAHKSCLQRYVTALPMPRFLPDRVQCLSL, from the exons ATGGACTTTAATGAGTCTCCAgtgaattatgattttttcgGAGGTCTGCAGCAAATTAGTAGCCAGCATCCTGGCATGCTGCAATCTTTGCCGAGACAGCAGTCTGGGATTAGTGACATGCAGCTATTACAGCAGCAGTTTATGCTTAAGCAAATGCAAGAAATGCAGAGGCAGCAACAACTTCAGAAGCAACAAGAAGCAAGGAAGCTGAATTCAATTAATCAAGTTGCGGCTTTTGCAAAACAGGCAGCTGCCAATCCCTCACAGGCTTTGATCAATGGCAATCCTATTCATGAAACATCTAATTATTCATGGCAGCCTGAGCTCATGGAAGCTAACACAAGCTGGCCGCAGCCAGGTGCTTCGCCAGTTATGCAAGGATCCTTTAGAGGACACGTGTTTTCCCCTCAGCAGAACGAGGGAACACCAAGCTTGATGGGTATGGTACCTCAGCCAGTTGATCAATCTCTTTATGGTGTCCCTGTCCCTGGAACAAGAGTCACTCCAAGCCAGTATCCTCCTGTCCAAATGGATAAGCCGTCAATGCAGCAGATATCAAGCAGCAGTGATTCCTTAACAAGCAATCAGTATACTGGATTTCCAAAGCAGGTTAGTGTGCAGGATGGACCTTTGGTTTCTAGACTGGGATATCAGGGGAAAAATATGATTGCTTCTTCTGATGGTCAGGGTATAAATACTGGATTTAATTTGGAAAACTTGCAGCTAGTGAATCACCAGCAAAATAATGGGCCACAGCAAGAAATTTGCACTAAGCAAGACCTGGGTGGTCTATCAGAAACATCACAAGAGGAAACAGCGATACAGGTTGCTCCTTCCCAGGATGTGGCTACCCTAGATCCAACTGAGGCAAAGATTTTGTTTGGTTCAGATGATAATTTGTGGGATGCCTTTGGCAGGGGTACCAACCGGGGTTCTGGAGGTTGCAATATGTTGGATGATACAGACTTCTTCTGTTCATTGCCTTCTGTGCAAAGTGGGAGTTGGAGTGCTCTTATGCAATCTGCTGTCGCAGAAACTTCTAGTGGCGATACAGGGCTTCAAGAAGAGTGGAGTGGTCTGACTTTTATAAATAGTGAACCTCCAGCTGATAATCAGCAGACTCCCTCTGTGAATGCTAGTAGCAAACATCAGTCAAATTGGGATGGTAATAGCTTGCAGTCTGCATCTTCCTTGAACTCTCAACCCTTGCCTTTGTCTCATGATGCCAATACAGGTATGAATTATCATAATATCCCAGGGGCGGCTCAGCAATCTGGAGTCAACACTTCACATGAACGCATGGAGAGGTTGCAGTCTGTTTCTCCTCATAGACATATTCAGCAGTTTCCGGAAGATGGAACCAAGTGGTCTGATACGAGCCTCATGCAAAAAGCAGCTGTTGAAGGCAGTCATTTTTATGGAAAAGCTACTCATTCTACTGATGCAGGATCAAATGCTAAAAGCATTCCAGGTTCTTGGGCAAATCAACAGGGCATGCAATCATATAGCTCCAACGGTCAACCATTAAATAGTCCAAGTGGCTGGAACTTTATGGGTTCCGTGTCTCCTAGAACTACTGTTGCTTTCAAAAACCAGGGAAATGAAAACACATTCCAAGATTCTCATAATGTTGATAAAAAAGGTCCTATGTTTGAGGTGATGGGTGACAGTGCTGGTATATGGAAGACTAATTCAATTGCTGAATTGGAACATGCAAGATCTGCAATTGGAAACCCACAGGTCAATCCTCTAGTTCCTCCATCCCAGCAATTGCTAATTCCAGAACATGCCTTTTCTTCCCACGGCCCTTCACTAGCAACTGATTCTCTCAATTCAACTCAAGTCATTTCAAATACAGGTGAGAAGGGACGTGCATTGTTGGCTCCTACATCCTCTGTTCAGTCTTTACCTCCTTCACGTGATACATCTCATGGACATTTGAGGAATACTACTCCTGGCACCTTGGTACATGCTGGCAATAGTGCCCAAGGAAAGTTTTCTACTGCCTTTCCCCCTGGTTTTCCTTATTCGAAAAGTCATCTTCCAAATCAGCACATGCCTGATACAGGAGGACGAGCAACTGCCTGTGAATCTGTTAATGAATCTTTTGATAGATTTTCTTCTCAACCAAAACATACAGAAGAGTCTTTTGAGAGAGGTCAATTGAATCAATCAGCGGGGCCATTGGTTCATGACACATCCAGGCATACTTCACATGATGATTTTGCCTCTTCTACTGAGATGCCCCAGCCAAGTGATGACCAAAACCATGCAAGAGATTCTGCTCAACAATTCCCAGTGCTGGAAGCTTTGCCAGCCCCTCAGCGTTATGCTTCATCACAAgatggtttttcttcaaaaatgcCACCTACTTTGTGGACCAGTGTTCCATCTCAGCTACATCCATTTGGCACTCAGTCGTTTCAGACTGGACCCAATATGTTTAAACCCAATATTCAATCACATAACAGTTCAGGGATAACTTCCTCTCAACCACAGAAGCTAGATGACCAAATTATGCAAAATGGAGGGAGCAGTCTAGCTGAATCTGGTGAATGTTCTATGAAGTCACATGGTTTTGTTGGGAAAGAGCAACCAGCAAAAGGAGACCACTTGCAGCAAGTTCTACCTGAGAATGATCGAGCCCAGAAGACAATGAGTGATTCACATGAGAAAGAATCTGTTGTGAATCATCTTACTGAAACACCTGCTTCAAACCTAACCAGTACTCAGAAACAAATTGAAGCTTTTGGCCGATCTTTGaaacccaataatattttgtatcaaaattacTCCCTGCTGCATCAAATGCAGGGAATGAAAAATGCGGAGGTTGAACATGTTAATAGAAGTTTGAAAAGATTTAAAAGTCTTGATGGTTCTGTGGATGCTGATTTGGTAGCTGCTCAGGGAGGTCAGCAGTTTTATAGACACAATAATCTGGTCAGAGATGCTCCAGCAAATCACACTTCAACCTCCCCTGGACATTCCAAGATGCTAAGCTTTTCAGCAAAAACAGCAGATAATCAGGAGATAAATGCACTTTCTAATGATATGCTTGCATTTGGTCAGAATGATTTTCAGCATTTCACCAATAGCAATACTGCGGTTTCTGTCAGAGATGAGCATTCTCAAATGAGTAACCAGATGGCTTCATCCTGGCTTGATCATTATGAAACCTTTAAAAATGGACAGATATTACAAATGAATAATGCACGAAAAGCTGTCACTATGAGGCCTTCAGAACTTTCCTCCACATCTGGAAGACCTTATGAAAGATCACATGCTCATAATTTACTTGAGCAAGGAAATGCTGTTGCTGCTAGTCAATTTGGTATTATTCAAAAAAGTTCAATTGAGAATTTCTCCACCCCTCAGTCATTGCAGCCTGATTCTGCTGATGTGAGTTTGGTGGTTATGAGACCGAAGAAGCGTAAAAGTGCCATATCCAAGCTTGTACCGTGGCATAAGGAAGTGACACTGGGTCCTCAAAGACTTCATAATCTCAG TGCAGCAGAAGTGGTCTGGGCTCTGGCAGCAAATAGATTGACTGAGAAG GTGGAAGATGACGATGAAATGGTAGATGATGGACTGCCGGTCCATAGATCAAAGAGAAGGCTTATATTGACTACACAGCTTATGCAGATTCTTCTCCATCCTCCTCTGGCATCAATTCTTTCCGCAGATGCTATTTTACATTATGAGAGTGCTGCGTTCTTTGTTTCCAGATCAACACTAGGAGATGCATGCATCACACTCTCTTGTACTGGAAGTGATACTCCTGCGCCTTCTAACAGTGGAGACCT CCTGCCTGAGAAGATAAAAACATCGGAGAAGAATAGGGATCAGTACTTCTCAAAGGTCACAGAAGACCTTATCAGTAGGACGAGGAAGCTGGAGAATGATTTGTTGAG ATTGGATAAAAGAACATCAGTTTCAGACCTGAGAGTGGAATGCCAAGATCTAGAGAGGTTTTCTGTTATCAATCGCTTTGCTAAGTTCCATGGCCGGGGTCAAACTGATGGGGCTGAGAGCTCATCCTCCTCAGATGCATCTGCAAATGCTCACAAATCTTGTCTGCAGAGATATGTTACTGCACTACCCATGCCTAGGTTTCTTCCTGACAGGGTACAATGTCTTTCACTTTGA